The Pleuronectes platessa chromosome 10, fPlePla1.1, whole genome shotgun sequence genome contains a region encoding:
- the rnf41l gene encoding RING finger protein 151: MGFDLERFVGYVNEGLLCCVCRDVLERPLQAPCEHAYCSACISSWLVHHHSCPEDRQPLDVGSLKPLYRYMRNDLNRLQVRCVNAAQGCDVVCPLEGLHTHEDECEFAFVSCSNTGCPVQIERRGLEAHLSECAFCSRECPNGCGHTLLSSDQSQHNCVAELRTEVELLRAEMLCKLEEVRREMESRLDSQRRHMVQKESQLKNEVEELKDQLSRVMCDMRALLGAERLRRQEQAEADLEKRELLELLRELQPIKSQHPVDQKARDQHQGAQPGWELHTDTRHLQRKASLHSSSLSLHSGQAMNVSGPPPSPQLGEGGRKVGTRSLTLDCIKRKNREVTVI, translated from the exons ATGGGGTTTGATCTTGAGAGGTTTGTGGGCTATGTGAACGAGGGtctgctgtgctgtgtgtgccgAGACGTGTTGGAGCGCCCCCTCCAGGCGCCCTGCGAACATGCCTACTGCAGCGCGTGCATCAGCAGCTGGCTGGTCCATCACCACTCCTGTCCTGAGGACAGACAGCCGCTGGATGTGGGGAGTCTCAAACCTCTCTACAG GTACATGCGTAATGACCTGAACCGTCTGCAGGTCCGTTGTGTGAACGCAGCCCAGGGGTGTGACGTGGTCTGCCCCCTGGAGGGCCTGCACACACACGAGGATGAGTGTGAGTTTGCCTTCGTATCCTGCTCCAACACAG gttGTCCCGTGCAGATAGAGAGGCGAGGTTTGGAGGCCCACTTGTCAGAATGTgccttctgcagcagagagTGTCCCAACGGCTGTGGTCACACACTTCTCTCCAGCgatcaatcacaacacaactgtGTGGCAGAGCTGCGCACAGAGGTGGAGCTGCTCAG GGCGGAGATGCTGTGTAAGTTGGAGGAGGTGCGACGAGAGATGGAGTCTCGCTTGGACtcgcagaggagacacatggtGCAGAAAGAGTCCCAGCTGAAGAACGAGGTGGAGGAGCTCAAG GATCAGTTGTCCCGTGTGATGTGTGACATGCGAGCCCTGTTGGGAGCAGAGCGTCTGAGGCGGCAGGAGCAGGCCGAGGCAGATCTGGAGAAGagagagctgctggagctgctgagagAGCTGCAGCCAATCAAGAGTCAGCATCCCGTCGACCAGAAGGCCAGAGACCAGCACCAGGGTGCGCAGCCCGGTTGGGAGCTACACACTGACACTAGACACCTGCAGAGGAAGGCGTCCTTGCATTCCTCCAGTCTGTCTCTGCATTCAGGTCAGGCGATGAATGTGTCAGGTCCACCACCATCACCGCAGCTGGGTGAGGGGGGGCGCAAGGTTGGTACCCGGAGTCTGACTCTGGACTGCATCAAGAGGAAGAACCGGGAGGTGACCGTGATCTGA